The Streptomyces sp. DG1A-41 genomic sequence CCAGGGCTTTGGCCAGTGCCCGGTACGCCTGGGCGTGCTCGGAGTCGGGGGCGTAGTCGATCACGGTCCGCCCCGAGCGCCACGCCTCGGTGACGACGACACCCAGCGGCACCGTGCCGAGGATCGGCAGCCCCTCCAGCTGCTCGAGCTCCGCGAGCACGGACTCCGCCAACTTCGTCGTAGGCCGGCGCAGCAGGGACACGACCAGGCCGTGAAGCTCGAGCGGCTTGTCGCGCAGGTCAGCTTCCATGTCGGCGATGCATCGCGGTTGAAGACTGAGGGCTATGGCGGGCACCCGATGAAGGTCTATGTCCATCGCCGGCAGCACCATCAGACGATTGAGTGGCTTAACGAAGCCGGCTTCGCCGTCGAGGCGCACAAGACTCTCACCTCTGCCGAGAGCAAGCTGGGAGGGATCACCCTCGCGCGTCGTCAACCGTGAGCGGCTCCGCCTGTCGCGTGGCGGAGCCGATCAGGTGGTCCGTGCGGCGATCTCGCCGAAGGTTGGCAGGCCCAGGTGGATGACTGAGGGCTTGAGAGCGGCATCGAGCTGGGTCAACTTGTCCTCGGCGCCGGCCAGGCTGATCTCCAGGCCCTCGACCTCGCCGAGCCAGCCCTCCCGCTGAGCTTCGGCGATCCGGTCGAGCAGGTTGTCGCGGATCTCGGTCAGACGGTCTCGCTGGGACGGCTCGGGCCGGAGGAGCGAACATCGAACGCAAGCTTCTCTGAACTAAGGCTTGGTCCCCGCGCCGCGCGGGAGGCTCTCCACTGATGCACGCATGACTACCGAGTGCCCTCCCGTCGCCCCGTCAGCTCCTGCGTCCGACTGCCTTCGCTCGGCCGCGTGCCCAGCCCGCGACAACCGTGCCGATGGCGACGGCGACGAGGTAGGCGGTGATGCTCGCCGCGAATCCGCCTGGCAGCCAGCCGAGTAGGCCAGCGTCGCTGTGGTCGACAAGCTGGCGGATCGCTCCCTGCCCCCCAAGGACGAGGAGAGCCACACCGAGGACCTGTAAGACGTCGTACTTCACGTGATTCCCTTCGGAGTTCAAGAGGTCGCTGCCGTGGCGGAAGCACCGCGAAGAACGGTGGTGAACCACGTGTAGACGGGAGCGAGTGTGGGGGATGCAGGCCATCCGTTGATCGTCGCCAGGAGCTGCCAATAGCGCTTGGCGTGCGGGTCAACGGTCATCTGCAGGCGGGCGACGAGCCAGCGGCGCAGATCACCGTCGCCAGCGCGGTCGAACGCGTGGCCGTAGAGACTGCCCAGTGATTCAGCAGGGGGTGCGGCTTTGGCGGAGGCGGGGAGGATGCCGGCGGATACAGCTTCGTCGATGCGTTCACGCATCGCTTGATCGAGGTCGTCGTGCAGGGCGCTGACGTCCCGCTGGGCAGGCTCTTTCGCCTGCTCCTCAGCTATGCGCTGTACCGCGGTACGGAAGTCTGGGTTCTGGCAGAGTTCGGCGAGTTCCACCCAGGCCCTGACCTGTTCAGGCGTGGGATCGTCGGGGAGCTCGGGCAGTGCGGATCGCATCAGGGTCACGAACTCGGGGTTGGCGTCAAGACCTGTGAAGGTGTCGTCGATGAAGTCGGTTACGAGCCGGCGTTGTTCGGACTGGGACAGCGTCGCGAGTCGATGCATGAGGTCCATCTCCATGGTGGTGGTCGGGCCGCGTCTGGCAACTGCTCGTAGTACTGCCCGGCGCAGGCGGAGGGTCTGGATCTGTACGTCCAGGGCGTCGGCGTGTGCTTCGGCGACTTCCGGTATGGATGCCTCCCGGTCCAGCACCTTGCGCACGGTCGCCAGGTCGAGCCCGAGATCGCGCAGCGTGCGGGCCAGTTGCAGTCGTGCGAGTGCGTCGAGGCCGTAAAGCCGGTAGCCCGCCGGGCTGCGGTCGGTCGGCGGGACGATGCCCTGGTCGGAGTAGTACCGGATGGTCTTTACCGTCAGACCGGTCCGGCGGGATAGTCCTCCGATGGAATAGAGCGTGCCGCTGTCCATGCCCCCAGCTTGGCGTCTCCCCCCACGGGAGAGTCAACCGGGCATTCCGAGGTGAACGGCACGCCGGGCTGTGGGGACACCTGGGCATCAAGGTGCTTGAGCTTGTTCTCGGCGTCGGCAAGACGGCAGGTCCCGTTCGACAAGGCGCGCGTTTTCCTCTACGCCTACCGGCACAGCTACGCCCAGCGGCACGCCGACGCCGGCGTCGCACCCGACGTGCTCAAGGAGTTGATGGACCACCGCCAGCTCAGCACGACACAGGGCTATTACCGAGTCGGCCAGCAACGCCGGCGGGAGGCCGTCGAGCGGGTCACGGCCATACAGTTCGACCGCCACGCTGCGGGCAAGGCCGTGCACCGCGTCTTCGCCTCCTGCGGCCAGGAAGCGTTCCTCGAGGGCCACGTCCACGCTCTCAGCGTGCTGGGCGGTTATGTGGGTGACAGCTCTTCCGCGATCTCATGTTGCCGGTCAGGATGGTCGCTCCCGTCGAGGAGCGCGTATGGCCTGGCAGCCGCAGTTGGTACGACGCGTCGATGCCGCGGGGAACCCCGCGGCATCGCTCGGACATGCCCTGGTCGACGACTATCTGGAGTTCGTGGCGGCACGCTGCCGGCCGAACACCCTGCTGGCGACCGCCTACGATCTGAAGGTCTTCTTCTCGGTGGTGCCCAGGAGCCGGCCGACGTCGTCACCGCGGACATCTTCGCGTTCATCACCGCACAGAAGAAGCCGCGGCGAGGACCGAAGGTCGTCCGGCTCGAAGACGGTGAAGCAGGGCTCTCGGCCCGCACGATCAAGCGCAGGCTCGCCAGTATCTCGGGGTTGTTCGGCTACCTGATGACCCGCGATGACCTCGCCATCGACCGCAATCCGGTGCCGACGGGGCTGGCGACCCGCCGTCGCGGCGGCAACCGAGGGGCGCCGCTGCTGCGCACGCCCCGCACTCTTCCGCGGGTCCTCGGGCCGGGCGAGGTCGAGGCGGTGCTCGGTGCGGTGAACACCGCCCGGGATCGGGCCATGGTCCTTGCGATGCTGCTGGGCGGACTGCGCCGCTGCGAGGTCCTCGGCCTGAAGCTGGGGGACCTGTCACCGGGTGAGCGTCGGGTCTTCATCAACGAGGGCAAGGGCGGGCATCAGCGTCTGATACCCGTCTCCGCGCAGTTCTTCGCCGCGGTCGGCGACTACCTGGACTGGGAGCGTCCGCCGGTCGACCATGACCAGTTGTTCGTCGTCCTGCGCGGGCCGACCCGCGGCCGGCCGCTCTCGGCCGACGGTTTGGACGAGATCCTCGACGGCGTCCGGAAGCGGACCGGACTGGCGAAGTTGACCTGCCACCAGCTCCGGCACACTTGCCTGACCCGGCTGCGTGAGGCGGGCATGGCCCTGGAGGCGGTACAGGCCCAGGCCGGACACCGCTCCATCGAATCGACCCGCATCTACATCCACCTGGCGAACAGCTGGCTCGTCGAGCAGTACCTGCAGGCGAGCGCCGCCATCGACGCCGACCGGGCGGGCAGCTGATGCGCCGGGCCCGCGCCGCGGCCCTGCCGATCGTGCGCCCCGACCTCGTCGAGTCCTACCTCGCCCACCGGGCCGCGCAGGGCATGAACACCGACCACAAGGTCCGCTGGGGCGCCCGCGCCCTGCTCGCCGCAGTGCCCGACCTGACCGACTTCTGTCGCCTGCCGCTGGACCAGCAGCTCGCCTTCAACCACGAGACCCACCGCTTCATCAGCTGGCTGGCGGTGACCGGCAGGATGCAGCCGGGCGCCGACTACCTGGTCGCCCGCCGTCCGCGACTGGGCATCGTGCTCGCGCGAACGGAGCCGGAACTGCACCTGCGGTTCATGGAGACCGCCCGCACACTCAGCTTCCGCGACGCCGTGGCGATGACCCAGTTCAACCTGCTGGGCCACTTCATCGCGCTGTTCGGCAAACCGCCGGACCAGCTGCAGCAGAGAGACTGGGACAAGGGGCGCCGCCTGCTGCTGGAGGCAGCCCGCCGCATCCCCAACCGCGGCGTCAAGGCCCTGTCCACCGCCCTGTTCAACCTTGAAGCGACGCTGTTTCACTGCGAGTTGACCGACCAGCTCCCACGCCGCCGTTCCCCGGACCGGGCCGACACCCGGGCCATGGAGTGGGCCCAGGTCCCGCCCGGGATGACCGACACGATGCAGCACTACCTGCGGCAGATCGCCGGCACCCTGCGGCCGGGCACCGTGAAGAACGCCGAGCTGACACTGCGGGAGTTCGCCCTGCTGGTCGCTACCGAAGACACGGCCGTGACCTGCGTCGCCCAGCTCAAACGGAGGCACGTCGAACGCTATCGGCAGTGGCTGCTGGAGCGGCCGGCTGCCCGCGGCGGTCCGCTGCACCGACACACCGTCCGCGACCGGCTGAGCAAACTCCGCGGGTTCTTCAGTCGCCTGGATGAGTGGGATGCCGCCGACCGGCCGCCCCGTCAGCTGGTGTTCGACAGCGACTTCCCGATCGCGGACGAACCGCTGCCGCGTTTCCTCGACGACGCGGCGGCCGCCAAGCTGCTGGCCGCCGCCCGTAAGGATCCTGATCCGTTCGCCCGGTTGGCCATCGAGATCCTGGCCCGCACCGGGATGCGCCGCAGCGAGATGCTCGGTCTCACCGTCGACGCGGTCGTGCAGATCGGCTCCGCCTACTGGCTCCGCGTCCCGGTCGGCAAAATGCACACCGACCGCTACGTTCCCCTGCACCCGCAGCTGATGACGCTGCTGGACGACTGGCTGCTGCACCGGCCCGAAGGACTACGCTCCAACCTGCTGTTCACCGACCACGGCCGCCCCGTCAACGCCTCCCGCATCGAGGCCGCCGTCCGCAAGGCCGCCGAGCGGGCCGGCCTGGGCCGGGTCACGCCGCACCAGCTCAGACATACTCTGGCCACCCAGGCGATCAACCGGGGCATGTCCCTGGAGGCCATCGCAGCACTCCTTGGCCACCGGTCACTGTCCATGACACGTGTTTACGCGCGGATCGCCGACCGGACCGTGGCCGACGAGTACTTCGCGGTCTCGGAGAAGGTGGAGTCCCTCTACGACGCCCCGCGCCAGCTGCCGGCGGACGCGGAGGGCTCGGAGATGGCCAAGCTCCGCCGGGAGATGCACCGCCGCATGCTCGGCAACGGCTACTGCGCTCGCCCCGTCGAGATGGACTGCCACTTCGAGTCGATCTGCGAGTCCTGCACGTTCTTCGTCACCACGATCGAGTTCCGGCCCACTCTCGAACGCCAGCGAGACGACGCGGCCACCAAGGGACAGGTCACACGCGAGCAGATCTTCGACAGCTTGCTGACCCGTCTCGACGGAGAAGCTGGATGACCATGCCCCGCGTCAGGGCCGTCCAAAACGCAATCAACTCGCTGGATGCTCCCACAGGTCGGCTGCCATGCTCCACGGCGTGACGTGATTCCACTCGCCAAGGAGATTCGAAATGAGCACGCCGACAGCGGTCGAGGTCCCAAAGCCTCTGGCGGAGTCATACGCCAGAGGCTTCGGCGCGGAAGGCAGGGCCTGGATCGCCGCACTCCCCGCGCTGGCTGCTGACTTCCTGGACCGCTAGGAACTGAAACGGGACGGCGAGACCAGAGCCGGGGAAGCCTCGCTGGTGCTGCCGGTGCTGCGCAAAGACGGCACGCGCGCAGTCCTCAAATTCCAGATGCCCAGGGAGGAGACCACCGCCGCACTCATCGGGCTGCGCACCTGGAACGGTGAAGGGATGGTGCGGCTGCTCGACCACGATCCCGAGAGCAGCACCATGCTGCTGGAGTGGCTGGACGGTGCCCGCACCCTGGCCTCGATCGAGGACGACGACGTCGCGATGACCATCCTCGCCCAGCTCCAGGCGCGGTTGGTCTCCGTCCCCGCTCCGCAGGAACTGCGAACCCTCAGTGACATCGCCACCGAGATGCTGCAGCAGGTTCCGCATGCGGTCACGGCTCTGGCCGACTCTGCCGACCAGCAACTCGTGCGTGGCTGGGCGTCGGCCGTGGCCGAACTGGTCAGCGAACCCGGCGACCGGATCCTCCACTGGGACCTGCACTACGACAACGTCCTCGCCGCGGAGCGCGAGCCGTGGCTCGCCATTGATCCTGAGCCGCTAGCCGGAGATCCCGGCTTCGACTTGTGGCCAGCCCTGGACAGCCGGTGGGACGACGTCGTCGCGAAAGGTGACCCTTCGCGCGTGGTGTGACGCCGCTTTGACATGCTCACCGAGGTTCTCGGCCTGGACCGTGGGCGGGCGGCGGGCTGGACCCGGGGCCGGCTGCTGCAGAACGCCCTGTGGGACATCACGGATGGCGAGACTGCGCTCGCACCGTCCTCCATCGCCATTGCAGAATCCCTGCCGAACCGTTCCCGGCCCCGTTGAGACTGAAGATCCACGGCCGATTCCTCACGCCCTGACCGCACCGCCGCGCTCGGCCAGGCCACAACGAGAGCGTGTTGCCAGCTTCAGGGCTTGACATCGAGACCCGCATATCAGAGGAGTGCCGACCGGCAAGGTCCGTTACGACAACCTTCGCTCCGCGGTCTCCCGGGTGCTGAGCTCGCGGTCCCGCGTGGAGAACGAGAGGTGGACCGCGTTCCGGTCGCACTTCGGCATCGATGCTGCGTATTGCCTGCCCGGCATCGAGGGCGCCCACGAGAAGGGCGGGGTGGAGGGGCAGATCGGCTGGTTCCGCCGCAATCACATGGTCCCTGTCCCCGAGGTCGCCTCCCTCGCCGAGCTCAACGCGATGATCGAGCGGTGGGATGAGGAGGATGAACGGCGCCGGATCGGCTCCCGGCCACGGCCGGTGAGCGAGTACTTCGCCGTCGAACGGCCGCTGCTGCAACCGTTACCGGACGACCCTTTCGAGACGGGGAGGCTGTTCAGCCTGCGGGTGGACCGCTTCAGTCAGATCAGCGTCCGCACTAATCGCTACTCGGTGCCGGTGCGGCTGATCGGGCGGACTGTTCGGGCCATGCTTCACGCCTCTGAGCTGGTGGTTTACGACGGTCAGCTGGAGGTCGCCCGTCATGAACGGCTGATCGCCAAGGGGCAGACCCGGCTGGATCTGGACCACTACCTGGAAGCCCTGGTCCGCAAGCCTGGAGCGTTTCCCGGGGCCACCGCCCTTGAACAGGCCCGTTCCGCAGGGAAGTTCACGCCCGTCCATGACGCGTGGTGGCAGGCGGCGAAGGCTGCCCACGGCGAACGGGACGGCACCCGGGCCCTGATCGAGGTCCTGCTGATGGGCCGCCACGTTTCCCACGAACACCTGGTCGCCGGGCTTGTCTCCGCGCTCAGGGCCGGCGCCCTGACCGCGGACGCCGTCGCCTTGGAGGCACGGAAGGCGGCCGAAGCCGACGAGGTCGCGGATCTTGTCCCGGCCAAGCCGGACCGGACGAACGTGACCTCGCTGACCGAACGGCGGCTGGCCCAGCTGCCGCCCGACACCCGGCCGCTGCCCTCGGTCGCGGCCTACGACCAGCTGCTGCGAGCACGGCAGCGGGCCGATCGCCCCGCCATCCAGGGAGAGATGCCGTGACCCTCAAACGCCACCGCGGGCTGACCGAACAAGCGGCCGAAGCTGCTGTCGACCAGGCATGCCGCATGCTCCGGCTGCCCACCATCCGGGCCCAGTTCCCCGACCTGGCCGAAGCTGCCGCCCGCGACCAGATGTCGTATCGCGGGTTCCTCGCCGAGCTGCTGATGGCCGAGTGTGACGATCGGGCCCGCCGACGCTCCGAACGACGCATCAAGGCGGCGCAGTTCCCGCGGGAGAAGTCGCTGCGGGCCTTCGACTTCGAGGCCAACGGGAACGTCGACGCTGCGGTCATCCACACCTTGGCGTCCTGCGAGTGGGTCAAGAAGGGCCTGCCGCTCTGCCTGATCGGCGACTCGGGCACCGGCAAGTCGCACCTGCTGATCGGACTCGGGACCGAGGCTGCGATGGCCGGCTTCCGGGTCCGCTACACACTCGCTACCAAACTGGTCAACGAGCTGGTTGAGGCCGCGGACGAGAAGATCCTGACCAAGACCATCGCCCGCTACGGGCGTGTCGATCTGCTCTGCATTGATGAACTCGGCTACATGGAGCTGGACCGCAGGGGCGCTGAGCTGCTGTTCCAGGTGCTGACGGAACGCGAAGAGAAGAACAGCGTC encodes the following:
- a CDS encoding MerR family transcriptional regulator, whose product is MDSGTLYSIGGLSRRTGLTVKTIRYYSDQGIVPPTDRSPAGYRLYGLDALARLQLARTLRDLGLDLATVRKVLDREASIPEVAEAHADALDVQIQTLRLRRAVLRAVARRGPTTTMEMDLMHRLATLSQSEQRRLVTDFIDDTFTGLDANPEFVTLMRSALPELPDDPTPEQVRAWVELAELCQNPDFRTAVQRIAEEQAKEPAQRDVSALHDDLDQAMRERIDEAVSAGILPASAKAAPPAESLGSLYGHAFDRAGDGDLRRWLVARLQMTVDPHAKRYWQLLATINGWPASPTLAPVYTWFTTVLRGASATAATS
- a CDS encoding tyrosine-type recombinase/integrase, producing MNGTPGCGDTWASRCLSLFSASARRQVPFDKARVFLYAYRHSYAQRHADAGVAPDVLKELMDHRQLSTTQGYYRVGQQRRREAVERVTAIQFDRHAAGKAVHRVFASCGQEAFLEGHVHALSVLGGYVGDSSSAISCCRSGWSLPSRSAYGLAAAVGTTRRCRGEPRGIARTCPGRRLSGVRGGTLPAEHPAGDRLRSEGLLLGGAQEPADVVTADIFAFITAQKKPRRGPKVVRLEDGEAGLSARTIKRRLASISGLFGYLMTRDDLAIDRNPVPTGLATRRRGGNRGAPLLRTPRTLPRVLGPGEVEAVLGAVNTARDRAMVLAMLLGGLRRCEVLGLKLGDLSPGERRVFINEGKGGHQRLIPVSAQFFAAVGDYLDWERPPVDHDQLFVVLRGPTRGRPLSADGLDEILDGVRKRTGLAKLTCHQLRHTCLTRLREAGMALEAVQAQAGHRSIESTRIYIHLANSWLVEQYLQASAAIDADRAGS
- a CDS encoding tyrosine-type recombinase/integrase, giving the protein MRRARAAALPIVRPDLVESYLAHRAAQGMNTDHKVRWGARALLAAVPDLTDFCRLPLDQQLAFNHETHRFISWLAVTGRMQPGADYLVARRPRLGIVLARTEPELHLRFMETARTLSFRDAVAMTQFNLLGHFIALFGKPPDQLQQRDWDKGRRLLLEAARRIPNRGVKALSTALFNLEATLFHCELTDQLPRRRSPDRADTRAMEWAQVPPGMTDTMQHYLRQIAGTLRPGTVKNAELTLREFALLVATEDTAVTCVAQLKRRHVERYRQWLLERPAARGGPLHRHTVRDRLSKLRGFFSRLDEWDAADRPPRQLVFDSDFPIADEPLPRFLDDAAAAKLLAAARKDPDPFARLAIEILARTGMRRSEMLGLTVDAVVQIGSAYWLRVPVGKMHTDRYVPLHPQLMTLLDDWLLHRPEGLRSNLLFTDHGRPVNASRIEAAVRKAAERAGLGRVTPHQLRHTLATQAINRGMSLEAIAALLGHRSLSMTRVYARIADRTVADEYFAVSEKVESLYDAPRQLPADAEGSEMAKLRREMHRRMLGNGYCARPVEMDCHFESICESCTFFVTTIEFRPTLERQRDDAATKGQVTREQIFDSLLTRLDGEAG
- the istB gene encoding IS21-like element helper ATPase IstB → MTLKRHRGLTEQAAEAAVDQACRMLRLPTIRAQFPDLAEAAARDQMSYRGFLAELLMAECDDRARRRSERRIKAAQFPREKSLRAFDFEANGNVDAAVIHTLASCEWVKKGLPLCLIGDSGTGKSHLLIGLGTEAAMAGFRVRYTLATKLVNELVEAADEKILTKTIARYGRVDLLCIDELGYMELDRRGAELLFQVLTEREEKNSVAIASNESFGGWTKTFTEPRLCAAIVDRLTFGGNIIETGTDSYRLASTRAARARDAAAG